DNA from Leptospira mayottensis 200901116:
TCGAAGAATCAGGGATTCCCCAACTTAAAAGAGATTTCTGAAAATATGTATAAGAAAAGTATAATACAAAAATTCCTAAAACCCACTGAATCCAACGCATCCATTTTCCCGACTTAGGAAGACTCAAACCGAAAACCCCAATCATTAAAAACGGAAATCCCAAACCGACTCCAAATAAAAACATCTTAAACGCGGCAAGAAGTACAGAATCAATTGAGATCGTACCGGAACCAACCGTAATCTGTAAAAGAATCGCGACCACGACCGGACCGACACAGGGAGAGGAAAGAAGTCCGGCACCCATTCCCAAGAAAAAAGTTCCGCCGCATCCTTGCGCGGTTTTTACCTCCTTGGATTGAAAAAAAGGAAGATGAATCAAATCCAAGGATCCCAAAGCCAATAAAAAAATAAGAATAGAAAGCGCAAGGTTAACGATTGGATAACGCAAGATTACGTTAAACGCTCCCCCCGAAAAACCAGCAATCAGTCCGAAAGAAGCATAAATTGTGATCAAACCGAGGTAGTAAATCGCAGGATGTAAAATTCTAGGAGAACCTTCTCCCCTAGCCCTTACGATTCCTACCGTAATCGGATACAATGGATATACGCAGGGTAAAAGACTTGCAAGAACCCCACCTGTTATCAGAAGAAATCCAGAAGTCCAATCAAAGGTTCCGCTGGAAATTCCTTCCGAAACGGACTTTCGAATCCCGGAAAACCAAGAACCGGATAGAGTTTCCGCGGAAAGAGGTAATCCCAAAGTCAGGACACTCAAAATCGCAAAACAAATTAGAAAATTCTTATATTGATAGATTTTCAGTAGCACGAATTAAAAGACCAAAAAATGAAACTTCGTTGCGAGAACTATGCTTCTTCTAAAAAATCAGGGGTCAACTCGTTTCCAGATGAAATAGCTCTTAAACTTGTAGTTTAGACTCGATACCGATTTCAAAAAATTATTTTTTTGCCGAGAAGAATCGGCTTTTTAACGATGATTCACGCAAAGACGGCCTTTTACTAATCCTATAAATTGAGTACCGTAATTTTATTGCAAAGCCCTGTTTCAGTGCAAAATATTGGTACTTATACTATGTAGTTCTTAAATAAGAAAGAATTCTCCAAAACGCCGATTTCTTAAACTTAAAAAAATATCCGATTCGAAATCCCGAAGAGTCTCTCATTTTCCGGACGTTTTCGCTCTCACCTAAATATTAGAATCTGCCGAAAATCACTTTGAATGCGCGTGGAAATTATCAGACCGCTCTACTGCATCCTTTTAGGGAGTCTTTTAAGTGTGGAGACAACCTCAATCTCCGCAGAAATCGACTTGGATTATAACTACGAATATGAAAAAAACGGTCCTCATACGAAATTCTCCGATTGGGTGCCCTATAAACTTCACAAATGGGAACCTAAATTTTTAGAAGATTATTACCAGCTCTACGGGCTCAAACTTCACTACGGAGAAAACGAACTCAGAAGAAACATTTATTTCCTAAAAGTCGGACTAAAGAAAAGATTCAGACATCCAAAGAACGCCCTTTGTCCTGTGAAAGACGAGGAAGAATATTATAAATATCGAAATCTTCTTTTTATGCACATCAATCTTCAAATCATGCGCTCTTACATGAGAATCGCGTCCCAATTTGATAAACGACATCTTTATTTTCACAACTTGGATTTTGCGTACGATCTGAATCGTTCCTTCGAAGTCGCAAACGGATTTTATAAGGAAGCAATTCCCTATTGGAAAGAAGCCCAAAGATATGCAGATCGTTCTTCCGAAATCGATTCCGATCTGGATTTAGGGACGATGGAAACCGAAAGATATGAAATCATCACTGGTAAGTTGGACTTCGGTAAAATCATCGAGGATCATCTTTTTCGTTTAGAAAAAAAAAGAAACACGGTCCAAGAATACTTAGCAAAACACCCAGATGCAAACAAACCGCTTCTCGAACAGTAGTTGTGGGAGCTCCTACATTGAGAATTTTTCTTGAAAATATAAGATTTTTCTGATAAAGAAAAGTCCGGCCGATTTTCTCGTGAGGCCGCGCCTACGAGCGAATCAATAAGTTACTCGGACGTCTTTTTACGGAAAAACCGTCAAAACTCCTACATTCCACTTTCAGTGAAAAGTTTTCTCAGTTCCAAAAATAAAAAAGCCCGAGAAAAATCCCGGGCTTTTCGATTCGTAATCCCAACGAGCGCCTCCCTGGCACACGATTTGATCAGCAGGAATACGTAGTAAGAAATTCGAACGGGTGAGGTCTTCCTTCCCAAGGCCAGATTTCAGTTTCAAACTTATACGCTTTGTAAGTTTGAATGAATTCTTCCGTAAACACGTCCCCTTTTTTGAGGAACTCTTTGTCCAAGAGCATGTGTTCCACGGATTCACGAAGAGTGTGTGGCATTTGTTGAATTCCCTTCTCGCGGATTTCATCAAGAGAAAGTTCGAAAAGGTCTTCTTCCCGAGGCGGACCTGGATCGATTTTCTTTTGAACTCCATCAATACCAGCCATAAGCATCGCTGCAAAAGCGAGATAAGGGTTTGCGGAAGAATCAGGAAAACGGAATTCAACCCTTCTTGCTTTGTCCCCATTTACGAAAGGAATACGGCAAGAAGCAGAACGGTTCTGGGCAGAATAAGCTAAAATGGAGGGAGCTTCGAAACCGGGAAGAAGTCTTTTATAAGAATTCGTGGAAGCATTTGTAAACGCCGCACAAGCTTTAGCGTGAGAAAGAACCCCGCCGATGTAATTCATAGCGGTGTCGCTTAAATTTTGGTAACCTTTACCTGCAAAAAGATTCACGCCGTTTTTCCAAATGGACTGGTGACAGTGCATACCGTTGCCATTGTCTCCGTAAAGAGGTTTCGGCATGAAGGTTGCGGTTTTACCATAATTATGAGCCACCATCTTAACAACGTATTTCAGTTTTTGAACGTTATCCGCCGCTTCGATCAAAGTTCCAAATTTAACACCGATCTCACCTTGACCTTGAGCAACCTCGTGGTGAACCACGAAAGTTTCCATACCGATCTGGTGAAGGGTCTTAACGATCGCAGCTCTCAGATCCACTTGAGAATCCACAGGAGCTACCGGAAAGTAACCACCTTTGGTTCCGGGACGGTGACCTGTGTTTGTGGAACCGGGAAAATCCGTGTGGGAATTCCAAATCCCTTCCGAAGAATCGATTTCGTAGTATTGAACGTTGATCGCATCTCTTACTTTGATGTTGTCAAAGATAAAAAACTCGTTTTCAGGTCCAAAATACGCAGTGTCAGCGAGACCAGAGGACTCAAGATACTTCAGAGCTTTTTTCGCGATAGAACGAGGGCATTTTTCGTAAAGAGTACCTTTGTAGATGTCAAAAACATCGCAGAAAACGACAAGAGTTGGATCGGCAGTGAAAGGATCTAAGAAAATCGCATCGGTATCCGGAATCAACTGCATATCGGACCTGTCGATCGGCTGCCAAGCAGGAATGGAACTTCCATCAAACGGTAAGCCTTTAAAGGAATCTTCATTGATGGCAATCGTATGATACGATACGTGGTGCCAAGCTCCTTTGATATCCGTAAAACGGAAATCGTAGAAAAGAACGTTATTCGCCTTGGCATATGCGATAACTTCACTAGGTGTTCTGGACATTCTATTCTCCTGTTAGTCTTCGAGTATTAATCGTTAATTCACGCATCATGCGTCTACACTTTTTAGTGCAAATATCGTACCATTAAACTGAAATCCGATGATTTCCAAAAAAAGAGCCGAAGTCCCTTTTTTTCTCCGTTTCAAGAACGAATCCGGAATCAAAGTAAAATTCCTTGAAAGACAGGCAAGCCCTAAAATACACTGCGGTTGCAGATTTTATCTTTTTTCCAATTCAATTGGCAACTAGCTCAAATTTCGTACATTATTCGTACCGATAATTTACATTCTGCATAAATATTATTCAGTATTTGAGAAACCAATGAAACAAATTCATTTTCTTACCGAAGCAGAATTGAAACAAAGATTAGATCGAAAAACTTTCGAATCCCTTTTTGAAAATTCTCATCCGAGTGAATTCGTTTTGAAAGAGTTTTATGATCAAGTGAGCATCTGGGCCCAAGAACTGGATGCAAAATACTGGATCGAATTTCCGGATTCTATTTTCGAAATATTCTCTAAACCTTTGGCATCTAAAAAATCGGTTTATCGTTCTGTCTCACTTCTTTCAGATTTTCGTTTTTCAACGTCCCAAGTTCCGTCCAAAATTTTCCCTGCTTATGTTTGGAGAAAATTCATACATTTTCCTTTTACTTCGAACGAACCCTCTCTTTCCTCTAAAATCGCAGCGATCGAAAAAAAAATAGAACTCGTTTCCGGCAGAAAAATAAATAAGAAAGGAAATACTTCCGTATTTCGACTCGAATTTCAAATTTTATCCCGGAGATCTATCGATCTTAAAAAAATTTTGGAATTACCAATCCCTGAAAATTTTACGGAAAGAATTATCGAAAAACAAGGAGAGTTTTTTCTCATTACTCCGAAATTAAACGGAGTTCAAAGCCTTTTTGCAATTTATGTTCTCTCCAGTATGTCGGGAAAAATCAAATTCAATTTTTGTAAACTAACGATCGATCTTTCCGAAAATCGGGAGATGATTCCGGTTTGGTTTTCCCGTTCAAGTGCAATTCTTTCGGCAATCGACTTTGAAAATTCTCCCCTTTATACAAAAAACACAGACGAAAAATTTTCCACTTTAGAGATCGCAGTTCCACCTTGGCTGAGCCCTTCGTTTTTATTTTTGATACTAGAATCTTCTTTTTTGGATGTTTGGGAAAATTTAAATATGTCTTCTTCGGATACAAAAATTCCAAATTCCTTTCCTCAGTTCGAAAGAAGCGAATCCTGGAGGAATATGACGGAACACAGATTCGCTTCCCGTGTATCAAGACATGTGGGAGAGGAAGAATCCTTCTTTCATTCTCTTCTTCAAAAAGAATATGAAACCGCCAAGAACGTCCTTGTTTCCACTTTAGAAAATCGAAGAAAAAAATTGGAAGAATTTGAAATTCCGGATCTTTTAAACCGTTTGAAAGTAATTCAGAATTTCTCCCAAACGATTTCTTTCGACGAAGCCGTCTCAAAAGATTGGAAATCTATACAAGCGGAAATCACAAATTCCGTTTTGGAAAAATGGAAGGAAAAAAAAGAATTAGAAGCGAAAAAAGTCGAAGATATTTCTTCGACTTCCACGTGGAAAATTCTCATCGAAATCTGGAAGTCCTCCATCAGAAGGAAACCTTGACAGGCCAATTCCCTCGAAAAAAATAGCACTGGAACCGATCGAATCGGATCCAAACAAAGCGGCGACGTAGCTCAGCTGGTTAGAGCAACGGAATCATAATCCGCAGGTCCGGGGTTCGAATCCCTGCGTCGCTAATCGTTCCCAAAGGAGTTGACGTTGAAACATCTCTTTCTATTGATCCTTTCTTTTCTAATTTCGACCGGTTCCGTATCGGCTCAATCTGCCGCTTGCAATGAAATTTGTGGTTTCTATTCCGGTTGTGTGGAACAAAACGCCCCTAGAAAATTGAGCGCAGAGGAAAAAACCAAAGTTAAAACGGGTTGTATCAATTCTTGTAAAAAACATAGCGCGGCTGTTGCGGCTTGTTTTGAAAATCACAAAAATCAATGCAAACCTTTTAACGAGTGTATCGTAAGCGCATACAATACGAATAAAAAATAAATTTTAACTTTCTTGTCAAAAGAATCGTTTTACCTTCCATTGCAAGCAGACTCGGTTGCGGTGATTTTAGTTTTCCAGTCTGAATTCTCAGCCCCTGGAAAAGGCCAAAATTCTTTCCATTCAGAGATCGTTCGATTGACTTTTGCCGCAATGATCGGATCGGATTGACAGAATCGTATCAAACGATTGTAATCGGAGATAGGCCCCATGATTCCCTGTCCGATTTCGGCGCGATCTTCCACATGATTTGTTGTCGCATAAAGCGATACGAAACCAGGTAGAGGATGTGAAAAAACCTGTGGATGTGGATTATTTTGTTGAGGACCGTAATGATTTCCGTACTGAAATCCGGCATAATTCAGTGATCCCCAAGCCGGATCAAAAAGAATAAATCCCAAACTTTTATCAACGGCATGCGTTAGTTCGTGATGGATAGTCCCCAATCGAGCATAATAGTCAAGGGGACTGATGAATGTTGATGTTTCAGAGTCATATATCCTCCTTTTACCTATTTCATCGAGTACGTTCAGATACATTATATTAGAAACCAAATCCATTGATCCTCCATCAAAGTTTCTACAGAGTTGGACGTATTCAACACCCGCCTTGATCCAATACCCTCTCGGATATCTAGAGATTTCCATTTTTAATAGCTCTATAAAAAAATTGAGATCTTCGTCGGAATTACTCGGATCACAAGGAATCGGAAATTCCTGTCCTCTATGAGTGATGATCTTTACGTCTCGATCGTAGTTCTCGGCTCGGTCCGGTGGATACGGTAGCAGGATTAATGAATACAGAAGTTTTGAGTCGTCCTCGTTTTCTTTATCGATATTGCCGCAAGTTTCAAATGCAATTAGAACCAAAAAACTGAGAATAAACTTTATTTTCATGTAGTATGCCCCACTGTAAATTTTGAGTACATCCAACTAACGATTTTACAATCGAATGTATATCAAAATTTTCTTGTAACGATCGGTGACAACTCAAATCAAATAATGTCAATTTAATATCGCGCGAGGCACATAAATATCAGGAGAAGATCGTAAATGTGATTTCAGTCGGTACTACTAATACTTATATAATAGAGTGTCTAAAATTCTGCGTCTAAACGTGGGATTTGTGCTCCAATTAACGGTATTCTATTTTATAGGATCAGTAAGAGACTCAACTTCAATCGCAATCTGATTTGAATTTAGCACCGGAAGAAAGATTTTCTATTTCGTTATTAAAATTAAGCTCCATTTTCTTCACTAATCACAGGGAACGATACACGAAGGAGGCGCAACGCAATCCTGTTCCACGCCATCGGTGGTCGAAAATAAACGATAATTTGGAAACAACTTCTACACGTAAAACGAATTAGAATTTCTGCATATAGTAACGCCGTATTTTTCCAAGTGAAAATTTTCTTTTAAACGGCCGCTTCCGCAACTTTTTCCGCGATAGAAACCGCTTCATTCAATTTCAAAGAAAGAATTTTGGAAATCCCCGGCTCCTCGTTCGTAACTCCAAAAAGGGAATTTGCCCTATTGATCGTAGACTGCGCATGAGTGATCACAATAAACTGAGACTTATCCTTAAACTTATCCAGAATTTGACAGAAGCGAAGTTTGTTCGCCTCATCCAGAGCCGCGTCAATTTCGTCTAAAAAGCAAAATGGAGAAGGTTTTACCATATAGATCGCGAAAAGCAACGCAATCGCAGTCATGGATTTTTCACCACCGGACAAAAGCCGTAAATTTTGAACGTGTTTACCGGGAGGTTCCGCCATAATTTCGATCCCGGCATTCAGACTATCTTCATTTTCCGCCAATTCTAAAATAGCACGCCCGCCATTGAAGAGAGTGGAAAAAGTTTCTTGAAAATTCTCTCGAATCTTTTCGAAAGTTTCACGGAATAGCTTTTCGGATTCCTCATTGATTCGACTCAGAACGTCCTCTACGTCCGCTTTCGATTTTTCAATATCTTCTTTTTGAATCCGATGGTGCTCAAAAATCTCTTTCACACTTCTATATTCTTCGATGGAAAGAGGATTGATGGAACCTAACATTTGAATATCAGATTTAAGCCTCTTAAGCTTTACTTCTTCTTTAGTCCTTTCCAAATTTCGATTTTGAAATTCTGAAACGAGTTCCTGTTCGGAAATGGAATAGTCGTTATAAAGTTCCTCTGTAAACGAATCAATTTGTACTTTCAAACCGGAAACGGTTCTTTCCTTTTCCGTCAAAATAGGAATCAGGTTCTTAAAATCGTCCTGATTCTTTTGAATATCATGCTTTAAGTTTTGGATCTCTTTTAAAATATTCCGAAGAGATTCTTTTTCGGATTCAAGAACACGGCTCATATCCAAAAATTCATTGTAACTCGATTCTATCTGTTGTTCGAGCTCGGAAACCTCTCTCTCGAATTCCTGCTTTTTAGAGATCACGTTTTGGATGGAATCCTTTGTGGTCCGAATTCTTTTTTCGATCTCTTCCTTGCGTAGTTGGATAGCCTTTCCTGCCTCCAGTCTGGAATTCCTTTCGGAACCGAGTTCCAAAACTTTTTTTTCCAAAAATACCGTTTGTTCCTTATTGGCTTCCAAACTTTCTCTCAGGGACTCGATTTTTAAACCGGAGTCTTTAATACCTCTCGTAAAATTTTCGTTTTCTAAAATTAGATCTTCAATCTGTTGATCCAAAGCTTCCTTTCTGGATAAAAATCCGTCCCGATCAAAAAGAATGGTTCGTATCATATCCTCAAGATGAACGAACTCCTCAAGTTTGAATTGTAACTCCCCCAGATCAAGAGTTTCCAGAACAGATTGGATCTTCGATTTTTCGGAAAGTTCCAAATCGGACCGCAACGTCTCGATCTTTTGAGAATATTCCGACATCTTGGAAAGAAGAAACTCTTTCAGTTCTTTTCTGCGATTTTCGGTATCGATCGCTTCTTTTTTTCTAGACTCAAGTCGGCTAACAAGTTCGAAAATGACTTCTTTGAGTTTTTCACGAAGCTCATTGTGAGCCTTGTCGTTTGAGACAATTTTTGATTCTTTTTCAAGAACG
Protein-coding regions in this window:
- a CDS encoding chromosome segregation SMC family protein; the protein is MYLKSLNIVGFKTFADETEILLDPGFTAVVGPNGSGKSNIVDAVKWVFGEKSAKGLRGEKMDDVIFHGSEARKAAGYAEVSVVFDNSSRLIKMDYPSVKMTRRLYLDGNNEYCINDSRVQRKDIEKLLMDTGIGKSSYSIMEQGKVDRILHSKPEERRLIFEEAAGISRFKVERQEALKRLEDTKQNLLRIQDIMNSMKKEMEVKEKQAERAEAYFKLKAELDETDKIIRYLKFSTLTKKLKESEEELQGIKDKNQTLLDTIGEETGRIEVLEKDKSEIEVKVSEIDKKLYDHLSQTKIQKEKIEKNRQIILEYEERVSEMTSILNGEESSLSLLVIDLERIQKEVSELEGEIELLEEEIRKLKDSKLGLEKQIEDENVSVLEKESKIVSNDKAHNELREKLKEVIFELVSRLESRKKEAIDTENRRKELKEFLLSKMSEYSQKIETLRSDLELSEKSKIQSVLETLDLGELQFKLEEFVHLEDMIRTILFDRDGFLSRKEALDQQIEDLILENENFTRGIKDSGLKIESLRESLEANKEQTVFLEKKVLELGSERNSRLEAGKAIQLRKEEIEKRIRTTKDSIQNVISKKQEFEREVSELEQQIESSYNEFLDMSRVLESEKESLRNILKEIQNLKHDIQKNQDDFKNLIPILTEKERTVSGLKVQIDSFTEELYNDYSISEQELVSEFQNRNLERTKEEVKLKRLKSDIQMLGSINPLSIEEYRSVKEIFEHHRIQKEDIEKSKADVEDVLSRINEESEKLFRETFEKIRENFQETFSTLFNGGRAILELAENEDSLNAGIEIMAEPPGKHVQNLRLLSGGEKSMTAIALLFAIYMVKPSPFCFLDEIDAALDEANKLRFCQILDKFKDKSQFIVITHAQSTINRANSLFGVTNEEPGISKILSLKLNEAVSIAEKVAEAAV
- a CDS encoding LIC13305 family lipoprotein, translating into MKIKFILSFLVLIAFETCGNIDKENEDDSKLLYSLILLPYPPDRAENYDRDVKIITHRGQEFPIPCDPSNSDEDLNFFIELLKMEISRYPRGYWIKAGVEYVQLCRNFDGGSMDLVSNIMYLNVLDEIGKRRIYDSETSTFISPLDYYARLGTIHHELTHAVDKSLGFILFDPAWGSLNYAGFQYGNHYGPQQNNPHPQVFSHPLPGFVSLYATTNHVEDRAEIGQGIMGPISDYNRLIRFCQSDPIIAAKVNRTISEWKEFWPFPGAENSDWKTKITATESACNGR
- a CDS encoding Cys-rich protein, whose product is MKHLFLLILSFLISTGSVSAQSAACNEICGFYSGCVEQNAPRKLSAEEKTKVKTGCINSCKKHSAAVAACFENHKNQCKPFNECIVSAYNTNKK
- the glnA gene encoding type I glutamate--ammonia ligase, which codes for MSRTPSEVIAYAKANNVLFYDFRFTDIKGAWHHVSYHTIAINEDSFKGLPFDGSSIPAWQPIDRSDMQLIPDTDAIFLDPFTADPTLVVFCDVFDIYKGTLYEKCPRSIAKKALKYLESSGLADTAYFGPENEFFIFDNIKVRDAINVQYYEIDSSEGIWNSHTDFPGSTNTGHRPGTKGGYFPVAPVDSQVDLRAAIVKTLHQIGMETFVVHHEVAQGQGEIGVKFGTLIEAADNVQKLKYVVKMVAHNYGKTATFMPKPLYGDNGNGMHCHQSIWKNGVNLFAGKGYQNLSDTAMNYIGGVLSHAKACAAFTNASTNSYKRLLPGFEAPSILAYSAQNRSASCRIPFVNGDKARRVEFRFPDSSANPYLAFAAMLMAGIDGVQKKIDPGPPREEDLFELSLDEIREKGIQQMPHTLRESVEHMLLDKEFLKKGDVFTEEFIQTYKAYKFETEIWPWEGRPHPFEFLTTYSC
- a CDS encoding protein-disulfide reductase DsbD family protein, with translation MLLKIYQYKNFLICFAILSVLTLGLPLSAETLSGSWFSGIRKSVSEGISSGTFDWTSGFLLITGGVLASLLPCVYPLYPITVGIVRARGEGSPRILHPAIYYLGLITIYASFGLIAGFSGGAFNVILRYPIVNLALSILIFLLALGSLDLIHLPFFQSKEVKTAQGCGGTFFLGMGAGLLSSPCVGPVVVAILLQITVGSGTISIDSVLLAAFKMFLFGVGLGFPFLMIGVFGLSLPKSGKWMRWIQWVLGIFVLYFSYTYFQKSLLSWGIPDSSILLSAFGILFLLLCIYLFLPEEWDRYVKMKKTLFLGGVVLSAVGLVILFTQNLRGINSVSTIEMEMKGNLSWFRSTSKAYEEAANTGKKVFVDFYADWCTNCNTFEELTQNDSALNEALQGVVLLKIKDQDPIFETYVKDPRFEELKIGLPLFVILDAEGNLLYKNTDYQDTDTMIRTLKQP